In Populus nigra chromosome 10, ddPopNigr1.1, whole genome shotgun sequence, the following proteins share a genomic window:
- the LOC133705438 gene encoding uncharacterized protein LOC133705438 isoform X2: MQPSNSTESNSKSTDNPENPKPPKSPSTEFSATATTITATSDSSFEKNSENVDDEVVLDVIGKSLEFDLLEKADDSVEGLYLYKNAFSLVPKSVGGLKKLRTLKFFGNEVNLFPAEFGNLVGLECLQVKVSSPGLNGLSFNKLKGLKELELSRVPPRPSVLTILSEISGIKCLTKLSVCHFSVRYLPPEIGCLSNLEFLDLSFNKIKSLPNEITYLNALISLKVSNNKLVELPSSLSSLQLLESLDLSNNRLTSLGSLELTSMHNLQHLNLQYNKLLSCCQIPSWICCNLEGNGKDLSNDEFISSSIEMDVYETSFQEDDRKFSCNECDAGSNHSMSSIVTGPSSNRSFASRRSSKRWKRRHYLQQKARQERLNNSRKWKGEGCAEALALKESESFKSNNLDVLTPEVHEGGTSDVVGVDDDNEKVELSVEAEGENLHTSVEDDKISSKKVFSVESCSCDLGSINKSEEEVCCVQDEPLASTRDEAASQDESSSSEKSKITYKSKRHHDRDIDNPKPCKCRRPTEDSSNLSRKYSELSFCSIEDRLPDGFYDAGRDRPFMPLRRFEQILPLDSREVILLDREKDEQLDAVALSAQALVFRFKRLNGSTKERNKVAVDNLQIASLLALFVSDHFGGSDRSGAVERTRKAVSGSNYRKPFVCTCPTGNNDSISLAGKQALETVEDIIFSDLCERSLRSIKARRGSIVIPLGSLQFGVCRHRALLMKYLCDRMDPPVPCELVRGYLDFMPHAWNVILRRRGDSLVRMVVDACHPHDIREETDPEYFCRYIPLSRTKVPLSTESVPGPGCSFPTMSTSDKIEKVGSSTLIRCKFGSVEAAAKVRTLEVCEASADEIRNFEYICLGEVRILGALQHSCIVEMYGHQLSSKWVPSEDGNPERRILQSVILMEYVDGGSLKNYLEEVSKTGEKHVPVEMALCIARDVACALAEIHSKDIIHRDIKSENILIDLDDTRADGMPVVKLCDFDRAVPLKSCLHTCCIAHRGIAPPDVCVGTPRWMAPEVLRTMDKRNTYGLEVDIWSYGCLLLELLTLQVPYAGLPESRIHELLQSGKRPPLTDELEALGSMDEHLVTHSGSNPEGPEAQSETLRFLVDLFCRCTKENPADRPTASDIYELLLARTSIH; this comes from the exons ATGCAGCCTTCCAATTCCACCGAATCCAATTCTAAGTCCACCGATAACCCCGAAAACCCTAAACCCCCAAAATCCCCCTCCACCGAATTCAGTGCTACCGCCACGACCATTACCGCCACCAGTGACAgcagttttgaaaaaaacagtGAAAATGTGGATGATGAAGTAGTTCTTGATGTTATAGGAAAAAGCCTggaatttgatttattagaaaaaGCTGACGATTCAGTGGAGGGTTTGTATTTGTATAAAAATGCGTTTAGTTTGGTGCCCAAGTCCGTGGGGGGTTTAAAGAAACTGAGGACGCTCAAGTTTTTCGGGAATGAAGTGAATTTGTTTCCAGCGGAGTTTGGGAACTTGGTGGGATTGGAGTGCCTGCAAGTCAAAGTATCGTCGCCGGGTTTGAATGGGCTGagttttaataaattgaaaggTTTGAAAGAGCTTGAGCTTTCGAGAGTGCCTCCAAGACCTTCGGTTTTGACGATTTTGAGTGAGATTTCTGGGATTAAGTGCTTGACAAAGCTCTCTGTTTGTCACTTCTCTGTAAG ATATCTTCCTCCTGAAATCGGCTGCTTAAGTAATTTGGAGTTCTTGGATCTTTCATTCAACAAGATTAAGAGTCTGCCAAATGAAATAACCTATTTAAATGCCTTGATATCATTAAAAGTATCTAATAATAAGTTAGTCGAACTACCCTCAAGTTTGTCCTCGTTGCAATTACTGGAGAGCTTGGACCTCTCAAATAACAGGCTGACATCATTGGGATCTCTTGAACTTACTTCAATGCATAACCTCCAGCATCTAAATCTTCAG TACAATAAGCTTCTTAGTTGTTGTCAAATACCTTCATGGATATGCTGCAATTTGGAAGGAAATGGCAAGGACTTGTCAAATGATGAGTTCATTAGCTCATCAATCGAAATGGATGTATACGAAACCTCCTTTCAGGAGGATGACAGAAAGTTTTCTTGTAATG AATGCGATGCAGGTTCCAATCATTCTATGTCAAGCATAGTGACTGGGCCTTCATCAAACAGGTCATTTGCATCTCGGAGGTCTAGTAAGCGTTGGAAAAGACGCCATTATTTGCAGCAAAAAGCTCGTCAAGAACGATTAAACAATAGTAGGAAGTGGAAAGGTGAGGGGTGTGCTGAAGCTTTGGCTCTAAAGGAAAGTGAAAGTTTCAAATCGAACAATCTAGATGTCCTTACCCCCGAGGTGCATGAAGGGGGCACATCAGATGTTGTAGGTGTGGATGATGACAATGAAAAAGTTGAACTTTCTGTTGAAGCTGAAGGAGAAAATCTGCATACCAGTGTTGAAGATGATAAAATCAGCtcaaaaaaagttttttctgTGGAAAGCTGCTCATGCGATCTTGGGTCTATAAATAAAAGTGAGGAAGAAGTATGTTGCGTGCAAGATGAACCTTTAGCCTCTACACGGGATGAAGCTGCTAGTCAGGATGAAAGTTCAtcttcagaaaaatccaaaatcactTACAAGTCAAAAAGGCATCATGATAGGGATATTGATAATCCAAAGCCATGCAAATGTCGGAGACCAACAGAAGATAGCTCAAATTTGTCCCGTAAATATAGTGAACTTTCATTTTGCAGCATTGAGGACCGACTACCAGATGGCTTTTATGATGCAGGACGTGACCGACCTTTCATGCCACTGAGGAGATTTGAGCAAATTTTGCCTCTTGACTCACGTGAGGTCATTCTTTTGGACAG GGAGAAGGATGAACAGTTGGATGCAGTAGCTCTCTCTGCTCAAGCATTGGTGTTTCGTTTTAAGAGATTAAATGGTTCTACCAAGGAGAGAAATAAGGTTGCTGTTGATAACTTGCAGATTGCTTCGTTGCTTGCACTTTTTGTTTCTGATCATTTTGGGGGCAGTGATAGAAGTGGTGCTGTTGAAAGGACTCGAAAAGCAGTGTCTGGTTCAAACTACAGGAAGCCTTTTGTTTGCACATGCCCAACTGGAAACAATGACAGTATTAGTTTAGCTGGTAAACAAGCTTTGGAAACTGTAGAAGATATTATTTTCTCTGATCTCTGTGAGAGATCTTTGCGATCTATCAAAGCAAGACGAGGCTCCATTGTGATTCCTTTAGGGAGCTTGCAGTTTGGTGTTTGCAGACACAGAGCCTTGCTAATGAAG TATCTATGTGACCGAATGGATCCTCCAGTACCTTGTGAACTTGTCAGGGGTTACTTGGACTTCATGCCGCATGCCTGGAATGTCATTCTCAGAAGGAGGGGTGATTCATTGGTCCGGATGGTGGTGGATGCATGCCATCCACATGATATCAGAGAAGAGACAGATCCAGAATATTTTTGCAG GTACATTCCTCTTAGTCGGACTAAAGTTCCCCTTTCAACTGAGAGCGTTCCTGGTCCTGGTTGTTCATTTCCTACCATGTCAACTTCTGACAAGATAGAAAAGGTGGGTTCCAGTACTCTTATTCGGTGCAAATTTGGATCGGTTGAAGCTGCAGCAAAG GTGCGTACTTTAGAGGTATGTGAGGCGTCAGCAGATGAAATTAGGAATTTTGAGTATATTTGTCTTGGAGAAGTAAGAATTTTAGGTGCTCTGCAACACTCTTGTATAGTTGAAATGTATGGACACCAGCTATCTTCAAAGTGGGTTCCATCAGAAGATGGAAATCCAGAACGCCGCATATTACAGTCTGTAATTCTTATGGAGTATGTTGATGGGGGATCTTTAAAG AATTATTTAGAAGAGGTATCTAAAACTGGCGAGAAGCATGTACCGGTGGAAATGGCATTGTGTATAGCACGAGATGTTGCATGTGCATTGGCAGAGATTCACTCCAAAGACATAATTCATCGTGACATCAAAAGTGAAAACATTTTGATTGATTTAGATGATACGAGAGCTGATGGCATGCCTGTAGTGAAGCTCTGTGATTTTGACAGAGCCGTGCCACTTAAGTCTTGCTTGCATACATGTTGTATTGCTCATAGAGGGATTGCACCTCCTGATGTTTGTGTAGGAACGCCACGCTGGATGGCACCTGAGGTTTTGCGTACAATGGATAAACGCAACACTTATGGTCTG GAAGTGGACATTTGGTCATATGGATGCCTACTTCTGGAATTGTTGACTTTACAGGTCCCGTATGCTGGCTTACCTGAATCGCGCATACATGAGCTTCTACAG TCAGGTAAACGACCACCACTAACTGATGAGCTGGAGGCTTTGGGGTCCATGGACGAGCATTTGGTTACTCATTCTGGCTCAAATCCGGAGGGACCCGAGGCTCAATCAGAAACATTGAGATTCCTTGTTGATTTATTCTGTCGATGCACCAAGGAAAATCCAGCTGACCGTCCCACAGCTTCAGATATTTACGAACTGTTGCTTGCACGCACAAGCATTCACTAG
- the LOC133705438 gene encoding uncharacterized protein LOC133705438 isoform X3, whose amino-acid sequence MQPSNSTESNSKSTDNPENPKPPKSPSTEFSATATTITATSDSSFEKNSENVDDEVVLDVIGKSLEFDLLEKADDSVEGLYLYKNAFSLVPKSVGGLKKLRTLKFFGNEVNLFPAEFGNLVGLECLQVKVSSPGLNGLSFNKLKGLKELELSRVPPRPSVLTILSEISGIKCLTKLSVCHFSVRYLPPEIGCLSNLEFLDLSFNKIKSLPNEITYLNALISLKVSNNKLVELPSSLSSLQLLESLDLSNNRLTSLGSLELTSMHNLQHLNLQYNKLLSCCQIPSWICCNLEGNGKDLSNDEFISSSIEMDVYETSFQEDDRKFSCNGSNHSMSSIVTGPSSNRSFASRRSSKRWKRRHYLQQKARQERLNNSRKWKGEGCAEALALKESESFKSNNLDVLTPEVHEGGTSDVVGVDDDNEKVELSVEAEGENLHTSVEDDKISSKKVFSVESCSCDLGSINKSEEEVCCVQDEPLASTRDEAASQDESSSSEKSKITYKSKRHHDRDIDNPKPCKCRRPTEDSSNLSRKYSELSFCSIEDRLPDGFYDAGRDRPFMPLRRFEQILPLDSREVILLDREKDEQLDAVALSAQALVFRFKRLNGSTKERNKVAVDNLQIASLLALFVSDHFGGSDRSGAVERTRKAVSGSNYRKPFVCTCPTGNNDSISLAGKQALETVEDIIFSDLCERSLRSIKARRGSIVIPLGSLQFGVCRHRALLMKYLCDRMDPPVPCELVRGYLDFMPHAWNVILRRRGDSLVRMVVDACHPHDIREETDPEYFCRYIPLSRTKVPLSTESVPGPGCSFPTMSTSDKIEKVGSSTLIRCKFGSVEAAAKVRTLEVCEASADEIRNFEYICLGEVRILGALQHSCIVEMYGHQLSSKWVPSEDGNPERRILQSVILMEYVDGGSLKNYLEEVSKTGEKHVPVEMALCIARDVACALAEIHSKDIIHRDIKSENILIDLDDTRADGMPVVKLCDFDRAVPLKSCLHTCCIAHRGIAPPDVCVGTPRWMAPEVLRTMDKRNTYGLEVDIWSYGCLLLELLTLQVPYAGLPESRIHELLQQSGKRPPLTDELEALGSMDEHLVTHSGSNPEGPEAQSETLRFLVDLFCRCTKENPADRPTASDIYELLLARTSIH is encoded by the exons ATGCAGCCTTCCAATTCCACCGAATCCAATTCTAAGTCCACCGATAACCCCGAAAACCCTAAACCCCCAAAATCCCCCTCCACCGAATTCAGTGCTACCGCCACGACCATTACCGCCACCAGTGACAgcagttttgaaaaaaacagtGAAAATGTGGATGATGAAGTAGTTCTTGATGTTATAGGAAAAAGCCTggaatttgatttattagaaaaaGCTGACGATTCAGTGGAGGGTTTGTATTTGTATAAAAATGCGTTTAGTTTGGTGCCCAAGTCCGTGGGGGGTTTAAAGAAACTGAGGACGCTCAAGTTTTTCGGGAATGAAGTGAATTTGTTTCCAGCGGAGTTTGGGAACTTGGTGGGATTGGAGTGCCTGCAAGTCAAAGTATCGTCGCCGGGTTTGAATGGGCTGagttttaataaattgaaaggTTTGAAAGAGCTTGAGCTTTCGAGAGTGCCTCCAAGACCTTCGGTTTTGACGATTTTGAGTGAGATTTCTGGGATTAAGTGCTTGACAAAGCTCTCTGTTTGTCACTTCTCTGTAAG ATATCTTCCTCCTGAAATCGGCTGCTTAAGTAATTTGGAGTTCTTGGATCTTTCATTCAACAAGATTAAGAGTCTGCCAAATGAAATAACCTATTTAAATGCCTTGATATCATTAAAAGTATCTAATAATAAGTTAGTCGAACTACCCTCAAGTTTGTCCTCGTTGCAATTACTGGAGAGCTTGGACCTCTCAAATAACAGGCTGACATCATTGGGATCTCTTGAACTTACTTCAATGCATAACCTCCAGCATCTAAATCTTCAG TACAATAAGCTTCTTAGTTGTTGTCAAATACCTTCATGGATATGCTGCAATTTGGAAGGAAATGGCAAGGACTTGTCAAATGATGAGTTCATTAGCTCATCAATCGAAATGGATGTATACGAAACCTCCTTTCAGGAGGATGACAGAAAGTTTTCTTGTAATG GTTCCAATCATTCTATGTCAAGCATAGTGACTGGGCCTTCATCAAACAGGTCATTTGCATCTCGGAGGTCTAGTAAGCGTTGGAAAAGACGCCATTATTTGCAGCAAAAAGCTCGTCAAGAACGATTAAACAATAGTAGGAAGTGGAAAGGTGAGGGGTGTGCTGAAGCTTTGGCTCTAAAGGAAAGTGAAAGTTTCAAATCGAACAATCTAGATGTCCTTACCCCCGAGGTGCATGAAGGGGGCACATCAGATGTTGTAGGTGTGGATGATGACAATGAAAAAGTTGAACTTTCTGTTGAAGCTGAAGGAGAAAATCTGCATACCAGTGTTGAAGATGATAAAATCAGCtcaaaaaaagttttttctgTGGAAAGCTGCTCATGCGATCTTGGGTCTATAAATAAAAGTGAGGAAGAAGTATGTTGCGTGCAAGATGAACCTTTAGCCTCTACACGGGATGAAGCTGCTAGTCAGGATGAAAGTTCAtcttcagaaaaatccaaaatcactTACAAGTCAAAAAGGCATCATGATAGGGATATTGATAATCCAAAGCCATGCAAATGTCGGAGACCAACAGAAGATAGCTCAAATTTGTCCCGTAAATATAGTGAACTTTCATTTTGCAGCATTGAGGACCGACTACCAGATGGCTTTTATGATGCAGGACGTGACCGACCTTTCATGCCACTGAGGAGATTTGAGCAAATTTTGCCTCTTGACTCACGTGAGGTCATTCTTTTGGACAG GGAGAAGGATGAACAGTTGGATGCAGTAGCTCTCTCTGCTCAAGCATTGGTGTTTCGTTTTAAGAGATTAAATGGTTCTACCAAGGAGAGAAATAAGGTTGCTGTTGATAACTTGCAGATTGCTTCGTTGCTTGCACTTTTTGTTTCTGATCATTTTGGGGGCAGTGATAGAAGTGGTGCTGTTGAAAGGACTCGAAAAGCAGTGTCTGGTTCAAACTACAGGAAGCCTTTTGTTTGCACATGCCCAACTGGAAACAATGACAGTATTAGTTTAGCTGGTAAACAAGCTTTGGAAACTGTAGAAGATATTATTTTCTCTGATCTCTGTGAGAGATCTTTGCGATCTATCAAAGCAAGACGAGGCTCCATTGTGATTCCTTTAGGGAGCTTGCAGTTTGGTGTTTGCAGACACAGAGCCTTGCTAATGAAG TATCTATGTGACCGAATGGATCCTCCAGTACCTTGTGAACTTGTCAGGGGTTACTTGGACTTCATGCCGCATGCCTGGAATGTCATTCTCAGAAGGAGGGGTGATTCATTGGTCCGGATGGTGGTGGATGCATGCCATCCACATGATATCAGAGAAGAGACAGATCCAGAATATTTTTGCAG GTACATTCCTCTTAGTCGGACTAAAGTTCCCCTTTCAACTGAGAGCGTTCCTGGTCCTGGTTGTTCATTTCCTACCATGTCAACTTCTGACAAGATAGAAAAGGTGGGTTCCAGTACTCTTATTCGGTGCAAATTTGGATCGGTTGAAGCTGCAGCAAAG GTGCGTACTTTAGAGGTATGTGAGGCGTCAGCAGATGAAATTAGGAATTTTGAGTATATTTGTCTTGGAGAAGTAAGAATTTTAGGTGCTCTGCAACACTCTTGTATAGTTGAAATGTATGGACACCAGCTATCTTCAAAGTGGGTTCCATCAGAAGATGGAAATCCAGAACGCCGCATATTACAGTCTGTAATTCTTATGGAGTATGTTGATGGGGGATCTTTAAAG AATTATTTAGAAGAGGTATCTAAAACTGGCGAGAAGCATGTACCGGTGGAAATGGCATTGTGTATAGCACGAGATGTTGCATGTGCATTGGCAGAGATTCACTCCAAAGACATAATTCATCGTGACATCAAAAGTGAAAACATTTTGATTGATTTAGATGATACGAGAGCTGATGGCATGCCTGTAGTGAAGCTCTGTGATTTTGACAGAGCCGTGCCACTTAAGTCTTGCTTGCATACATGTTGTATTGCTCATAGAGGGATTGCACCTCCTGATGTTTGTGTAGGAACGCCACGCTGGATGGCACCTGAGGTTTTGCGTACAATGGATAAACGCAACACTTATGGTCTG GAAGTGGACATTTGGTCATATGGATGCCTACTTCTGGAATTGTTGACTTTACAGGTCCCGTATGCTGGCTTACCTGAATCGCGCATACATGAGCTTCTACAG CAGTCAGGTAAACGACCACCACTAACTGATGAGCTGGAGGCTTTGGGGTCCATGGACGAGCATTTGGTTACTCATTCTGGCTCAAATCCGGAGGGACCCGAGGCTCAATCAGAAACATTGAGATTCCTTGTTGATTTATTCTGTCGATGCACCAAGGAAAATCCAGCTGACCGTCCCACAGCTTCAGATATTTACGAACTGTTGCTTGCACGCACAAGCATTCACTAG
- the LOC133705438 gene encoding uncharacterized protein LOC133705438 isoform X1 — translation MQPSNSTESNSKSTDNPENPKPPKSPSTEFSATATTITATSDSSFEKNSENVDDEVVLDVIGKSLEFDLLEKADDSVEGLYLYKNAFSLVPKSVGGLKKLRTLKFFGNEVNLFPAEFGNLVGLECLQVKVSSPGLNGLSFNKLKGLKELELSRVPPRPSVLTILSEISGIKCLTKLSVCHFSVRYLPPEIGCLSNLEFLDLSFNKIKSLPNEITYLNALISLKVSNNKLVELPSSLSSLQLLESLDLSNNRLTSLGSLELTSMHNLQHLNLQYNKLLSCCQIPSWICCNLEGNGKDLSNDEFISSSIEMDVYETSFQEDDRKFSCNECDAGSNHSMSSIVTGPSSNRSFASRRSSKRWKRRHYLQQKARQERLNNSRKWKGEGCAEALALKESESFKSNNLDVLTPEVHEGGTSDVVGVDDDNEKVELSVEAEGENLHTSVEDDKISSKKVFSVESCSCDLGSINKSEEEVCCVQDEPLASTRDEAASQDESSSSEKSKITYKSKRHHDRDIDNPKPCKCRRPTEDSSNLSRKYSELSFCSIEDRLPDGFYDAGRDRPFMPLRRFEQILPLDSREVILLDREKDEQLDAVALSAQALVFRFKRLNGSTKERNKVAVDNLQIASLLALFVSDHFGGSDRSGAVERTRKAVSGSNYRKPFVCTCPTGNNDSISLAGKQALETVEDIIFSDLCERSLRSIKARRGSIVIPLGSLQFGVCRHRALLMKYLCDRMDPPVPCELVRGYLDFMPHAWNVILRRRGDSLVRMVVDACHPHDIREETDPEYFCRYIPLSRTKVPLSTESVPGPGCSFPTMSTSDKIEKVGSSTLIRCKFGSVEAAAKVRTLEVCEASADEIRNFEYICLGEVRILGALQHSCIVEMYGHQLSSKWVPSEDGNPERRILQSVILMEYVDGGSLKNYLEEVSKTGEKHVPVEMALCIARDVACALAEIHSKDIIHRDIKSENILIDLDDTRADGMPVVKLCDFDRAVPLKSCLHTCCIAHRGIAPPDVCVGTPRWMAPEVLRTMDKRNTYGLEVDIWSYGCLLLELLTLQVPYAGLPESRIHELLQQSGKRPPLTDELEALGSMDEHLVTHSGSNPEGPEAQSETLRFLVDLFCRCTKENPADRPTASDIYELLLARTSIH, via the exons ATGCAGCCTTCCAATTCCACCGAATCCAATTCTAAGTCCACCGATAACCCCGAAAACCCTAAACCCCCAAAATCCCCCTCCACCGAATTCAGTGCTACCGCCACGACCATTACCGCCACCAGTGACAgcagttttgaaaaaaacagtGAAAATGTGGATGATGAAGTAGTTCTTGATGTTATAGGAAAAAGCCTggaatttgatttattagaaaaaGCTGACGATTCAGTGGAGGGTTTGTATTTGTATAAAAATGCGTTTAGTTTGGTGCCCAAGTCCGTGGGGGGTTTAAAGAAACTGAGGACGCTCAAGTTTTTCGGGAATGAAGTGAATTTGTTTCCAGCGGAGTTTGGGAACTTGGTGGGATTGGAGTGCCTGCAAGTCAAAGTATCGTCGCCGGGTTTGAATGGGCTGagttttaataaattgaaaggTTTGAAAGAGCTTGAGCTTTCGAGAGTGCCTCCAAGACCTTCGGTTTTGACGATTTTGAGTGAGATTTCTGGGATTAAGTGCTTGACAAAGCTCTCTGTTTGTCACTTCTCTGTAAG ATATCTTCCTCCTGAAATCGGCTGCTTAAGTAATTTGGAGTTCTTGGATCTTTCATTCAACAAGATTAAGAGTCTGCCAAATGAAATAACCTATTTAAATGCCTTGATATCATTAAAAGTATCTAATAATAAGTTAGTCGAACTACCCTCAAGTTTGTCCTCGTTGCAATTACTGGAGAGCTTGGACCTCTCAAATAACAGGCTGACATCATTGGGATCTCTTGAACTTACTTCAATGCATAACCTCCAGCATCTAAATCTTCAG TACAATAAGCTTCTTAGTTGTTGTCAAATACCTTCATGGATATGCTGCAATTTGGAAGGAAATGGCAAGGACTTGTCAAATGATGAGTTCATTAGCTCATCAATCGAAATGGATGTATACGAAACCTCCTTTCAGGAGGATGACAGAAAGTTTTCTTGTAATG AATGCGATGCAGGTTCCAATCATTCTATGTCAAGCATAGTGACTGGGCCTTCATCAAACAGGTCATTTGCATCTCGGAGGTCTAGTAAGCGTTGGAAAAGACGCCATTATTTGCAGCAAAAAGCTCGTCAAGAACGATTAAACAATAGTAGGAAGTGGAAAGGTGAGGGGTGTGCTGAAGCTTTGGCTCTAAAGGAAAGTGAAAGTTTCAAATCGAACAATCTAGATGTCCTTACCCCCGAGGTGCATGAAGGGGGCACATCAGATGTTGTAGGTGTGGATGATGACAATGAAAAAGTTGAACTTTCTGTTGAAGCTGAAGGAGAAAATCTGCATACCAGTGTTGAAGATGATAAAATCAGCtcaaaaaaagttttttctgTGGAAAGCTGCTCATGCGATCTTGGGTCTATAAATAAAAGTGAGGAAGAAGTATGTTGCGTGCAAGATGAACCTTTAGCCTCTACACGGGATGAAGCTGCTAGTCAGGATGAAAGTTCAtcttcagaaaaatccaaaatcactTACAAGTCAAAAAGGCATCATGATAGGGATATTGATAATCCAAAGCCATGCAAATGTCGGAGACCAACAGAAGATAGCTCAAATTTGTCCCGTAAATATAGTGAACTTTCATTTTGCAGCATTGAGGACCGACTACCAGATGGCTTTTATGATGCAGGACGTGACCGACCTTTCATGCCACTGAGGAGATTTGAGCAAATTTTGCCTCTTGACTCACGTGAGGTCATTCTTTTGGACAG GGAGAAGGATGAACAGTTGGATGCAGTAGCTCTCTCTGCTCAAGCATTGGTGTTTCGTTTTAAGAGATTAAATGGTTCTACCAAGGAGAGAAATAAGGTTGCTGTTGATAACTTGCAGATTGCTTCGTTGCTTGCACTTTTTGTTTCTGATCATTTTGGGGGCAGTGATAGAAGTGGTGCTGTTGAAAGGACTCGAAAAGCAGTGTCTGGTTCAAACTACAGGAAGCCTTTTGTTTGCACATGCCCAACTGGAAACAATGACAGTATTAGTTTAGCTGGTAAACAAGCTTTGGAAACTGTAGAAGATATTATTTTCTCTGATCTCTGTGAGAGATCTTTGCGATCTATCAAAGCAAGACGAGGCTCCATTGTGATTCCTTTAGGGAGCTTGCAGTTTGGTGTTTGCAGACACAGAGCCTTGCTAATGAAG TATCTATGTGACCGAATGGATCCTCCAGTACCTTGTGAACTTGTCAGGGGTTACTTGGACTTCATGCCGCATGCCTGGAATGTCATTCTCAGAAGGAGGGGTGATTCATTGGTCCGGATGGTGGTGGATGCATGCCATCCACATGATATCAGAGAAGAGACAGATCCAGAATATTTTTGCAG GTACATTCCTCTTAGTCGGACTAAAGTTCCCCTTTCAACTGAGAGCGTTCCTGGTCCTGGTTGTTCATTTCCTACCATGTCAACTTCTGACAAGATAGAAAAGGTGGGTTCCAGTACTCTTATTCGGTGCAAATTTGGATCGGTTGAAGCTGCAGCAAAG GTGCGTACTTTAGAGGTATGTGAGGCGTCAGCAGATGAAATTAGGAATTTTGAGTATATTTGTCTTGGAGAAGTAAGAATTTTAGGTGCTCTGCAACACTCTTGTATAGTTGAAATGTATGGACACCAGCTATCTTCAAAGTGGGTTCCATCAGAAGATGGAAATCCAGAACGCCGCATATTACAGTCTGTAATTCTTATGGAGTATGTTGATGGGGGATCTTTAAAG AATTATTTAGAAGAGGTATCTAAAACTGGCGAGAAGCATGTACCGGTGGAAATGGCATTGTGTATAGCACGAGATGTTGCATGTGCATTGGCAGAGATTCACTCCAAAGACATAATTCATCGTGACATCAAAAGTGAAAACATTTTGATTGATTTAGATGATACGAGAGCTGATGGCATGCCTGTAGTGAAGCTCTGTGATTTTGACAGAGCCGTGCCACTTAAGTCTTGCTTGCATACATGTTGTATTGCTCATAGAGGGATTGCACCTCCTGATGTTTGTGTAGGAACGCCACGCTGGATGGCACCTGAGGTTTTGCGTACAATGGATAAACGCAACACTTATGGTCTG GAAGTGGACATTTGGTCATATGGATGCCTACTTCTGGAATTGTTGACTTTACAGGTCCCGTATGCTGGCTTACCTGAATCGCGCATACATGAGCTTCTACAG CAGTCAGGTAAACGACCACCACTAACTGATGAGCTGGAGGCTTTGGGGTCCATGGACGAGCATTTGGTTACTCATTCTGGCTCAAATCCGGAGGGACCCGAGGCTCAATCAGAAACATTGAGATTCCTTGTTGATTTATTCTGTCGATGCACCAAGGAAAATCCAGCTGACCGTCCCACAGCTTCAGATATTTACGAACTGTTGCTTGCACGCACAAGCATTCACTAG